In Polynucleobacter sp. es-EL-1, the following are encoded in one genomic region:
- a CDS encoding alpha/beta hydrolase, whose product MFDTSFLGDSLLGRLSFRSGTVPDKQALPAGRHDLGIASERDAVLIVPDGLQPGVPVALLVMFHGAGGSADKVLPFMIDHAYQHGFLLLLPQSQFPTWDLVVGGNGPDLERLDKALYEVASRFSINPSRLGFAGFSDGGSYALSVGVTNGDVVSHVIAFSAGFMSVFQQNGTPRIFIAHGLEDEQLPIETSARPHVAKLKAAGHDVTPLEFRGPHRIEPSVVALAMDFFLKPTAQL is encoded by the coding sequence ATGTTTGACACGTCTTTCCTGGGAGATTCGCTGCTGGGCCGGCTCAGTTTTCGATCCGGCACTGTACCCGATAAGCAAGCCTTGCCCGCTGGTCGTCACGACCTGGGTATTGCTAGCGAGCGCGACGCTGTATTGATCGTGCCGGACGGCCTGCAGCCTGGAGTTCCAGTTGCTCTGCTGGTGATGTTTCATGGCGCTGGTGGCAGCGCTGACAAAGTGCTGCCATTCATGATCGATCATGCGTATCAGCATGGCTTTTTGCTTCTACTGCCGCAGTCTCAGTTTCCGACTTGGGACTTGGTCGTGGGTGGTAATGGCCCAGACCTAGAGCGGCTGGACAAAGCATTATACGAAGTGGCTTCACGTTTTTCTATCAATCCATCCCGCTTGGGGTTTGCTGGGTTTTCAGACGGAGGCAGCTATGCGCTTTCAGTAGGTGTGACCAATGGCGACGTCGTTAGTCATGTGATCGCATTTTCCGCAGGCTTTATGTCAGTCTTTCAGCAAAATGGTACACCCCGCATCTTCATCGCTCACGGTTTGGAAGACGAGCAGCTGCCAATTGAAACTAGTGCCCGTCCTCACGTAGCCAAACTTAAGGCCGCAGGTCATGACGTAACCCCCTTGGAATTCAGAGGCCCGCACCGCATCGAGCCGTCAGTAGTTGCGTTGGCAATGGATTTCTTCCTGAAACCGACAGCGCAGCTGTAA
- a CDS encoding AAA family ATPase yields MEFEIPETLANELLGTINEDSLLAKRLSEYGLSRGKRVVPSHLFDAASLNTLYGLCRTANERELMFQMLALDNIHAAPAARKIPSLEMLIPGLIAWLSRDVIDGWLYKLGKDGVLLPWLIHSMRHVQPVDGAPYVIIGLLANTLQAAERGPVTDPRLRRTGMTNSITFYIEDILDCTIPELMTGYGYFKECAEFKNEYETHLKRFMQMQPKFGAQFTVSSAVWMSSEGPRPQLECMRLQAGTTARCVNDEELLERHFDTTADASFWRSSGISEGFERIPQHCYLHLFHLDYHRSVWVHVQNVESYRYKPELRDKLVLPHAHRELIDILTADRNFLMEDIVEGKSGGTTILCKGAPGLGKTLTAEVYAEVVQKPLYRVHSGQLGVTASSVEANLSKILRRAARWDSVLLLDEADVYIRRRDNDLQHNAIVAEFLRTLEYFNGLLFMTTNRVADIDDAVLSRCIAIIQFEIPTQEQAKQLWKSLAQQFNTELPDDLVERLVITYAAASGRDIKELLKLTLKFCKGRNLLLSEEAFAQCAAFRSIGKPVEDGNV; encoded by the coding sequence ATGGAATTCGAAATACCAGAAACCCTGGCCAATGAGCTACTTGGAACGATCAATGAAGATTCACTGCTTGCTAAGCGGCTGAGCGAGTACGGCCTTTCCCGAGGCAAACGTGTGGTGCCCAGCCACCTTTTCGACGCCGCCTCACTTAACACACTCTACGGCCTTTGCCGAACGGCCAACGAGCGTGAGCTAATGTTCCAAATGTTGGCGCTGGACAATATCCACGCCGCGCCAGCTGCCCGAAAAATTCCCAGCTTGGAAATGCTGATCCCTGGTCTGATCGCTTGGCTGTCGCGTGACGTGATAGATGGCTGGCTTTATAAGCTCGGCAAAGACGGTGTGTTGCTGCCTTGGCTGATTCATTCTATGCGCCATGTGCAGCCTGTCGATGGCGCACCTTATGTCATTATTGGCCTTCTGGCCAATACATTGCAGGCCGCAGAACGGGGGCCGGTTACCGATCCGAGACTAAGGCGCACCGGCATGACCAACAGCATCACCTTTTATATTGAAGACATTCTGGATTGCACGATTCCCGAATTGATGACGGGTTATGGTTACTTCAAAGAATGTGCGGAATTCAAAAATGAATACGAGACACACTTAAAGCGTTTCATGCAGATGCAGCCGAAGTTTGGTGCGCAGTTTACTGTTTCTAGTGCTGTCTGGATGTCCAGCGAAGGGCCTCGTCCACAACTCGAATGCATGCGGTTGCAGGCAGGCACAACCGCCCGCTGCGTCAATGATGAAGAGCTGCTGGAACGCCACTTTGATACCACAGCCGATGCAAGCTTCTGGCGCAGCAGCGGTATCAGCGAGGGTTTTGAACGAATCCCCCAGCATTGCTATCTACACCTATTCCACTTAGATTACCACCGCAGCGTATGGGTGCATGTGCAAAATGTTGAGTCGTATCGTTACAAGCCAGAATTGCGTGACAAGCTGGTTCTGCCGCATGCTCATCGCGAGCTGATTGATATCTTGACCGCTGATCGTAACTTCCTAATGGAGGACATCGTCGAGGGTAAGTCGGGCGGCACAACCATTCTGTGCAAAGGCGCGCCTGGCTTAGGCAAGACGCTGACAGCAGAGGTCTATGCCGAGGTCGTCCAGAAACCACTATACCGCGTACATTCTGGTCAACTCGGCGTGACGGCAAGTTCAGTGGAGGCGAATCTTTCGAAAATCTTGCGGCGCGCGGCGCGCTGGGATTCGGTGCTGTTGCTCGACGAGGCCGATGTCTACATTCGCCGCCGCGATAACGATCTGCAGCACAACGCCATCGTGGCTGAGTTTTTGCGTACCCTTGAGTACTTCAATGGTTTACTGTTCATGACTACCAACCGCGTAGCCGACATTGATGACGCCGTCTTATCTCGCTGCATTGCCATCATCCAGTTTGAGATACCGACACAAGAGCAGGCGAAGCAACTATGGAAATCCCTGGCGCAGCAGTTCAACACCGAGCTGCCCGACGACCTAGTTGAGCGCTTAGTAATAACCTACGCAGCTGCCAGCGGCCGCGATATCAAGGAGTTACTCAAGCTGACGCTCAAGTTTTGCAAAGGTAGAAATTTGTTGCTCAGTGAGGAAGCCTTTGCTCAGTGCGCGGCTTTCCGCAGCATTGGTAAACCCGTCGAAGATGGCAATGTTTGA
- a CDS encoding helix-turn-helix domain-containing protein produces the protein MPNAYIRFLNLIDALDRINPGRSLDNIEIQMLEHIIQQQARNHKLLVGDMIAMSHLGSQATLHGRLKNLVAMGYIKLVEDKNDARRKTVAPTKLAIKYVQFMSDCLEKSLKNL, from the coding sequence ATGCCAAATGCCTATATTCGCTTTTTAAATCTGATTGATGCGCTTGATCGCATCAATCCAGGGCGCTCTCTGGATAACATCGAAATTCAAATGCTTGAGCACATTATTCAACAGCAAGCGCGAAATCATAAGTTATTGGTAGGTGACATGATTGCAATGAGCCACTTGGGATCCCAAGCTACCTTACACGGTAGGCTGAAGAATTTAGTTGCGATGGGATACATAAAACTGGTTGAAGATAAAAACGATGCTCGTAGAAAAACAGTTGCCCCCACTAAGTTAGCCATTAAATATGTTCAATTTATGTCTGACTGTCTAGAGAAAAGCCTCAAGAATTTATAG
- a CDS encoding response regulator transcription factor yields MSKQRTILNKTNPFPSGKGGVVYVIDDDEAIRDSLALLLNAYGFRVSPHESAERFLQSLAASDQQTLGCALVDIHLGGMSGIELQEMLLNMGLNIPIAFITGHGEITTAVNALKKGAVDFIQKPINEEILIGLINEMLSKAYLSKEQSTELKEIKERFRLLTQREVDVLDRIVAGRINKEVGMDLGISIKTVEAHRANLMEKLKVNRAAKLLQLTLRYREAKAKGLI; encoded by the coding sequence ATGAGCAAGCAACGAACAATTCTTAATAAGACTAACCCTTTCCCTTCGGGAAAAGGCGGTGTGGTGTATGTCATTGATGATGACGAAGCGATTCGAGATTCCCTGGCTCTACTACTTAATGCCTATGGCTTTAGGGTCAGCCCTCATGAAAGTGCCGAAAGATTCTTGCAATCACTAGCCGCTAGTGATCAACAAACTTTGGGCTGTGCTTTAGTAGATATTCACCTTGGTGGCATGTCTGGAATCGAACTTCAAGAAATGCTTCTGAATATGGGTCTTAATATTCCCATTGCGTTTATTACTGGCCATGGGGAGATCACCACTGCGGTAAATGCACTTAAAAAAGGAGCTGTAGACTTTATTCAAAAACCGATCAATGAAGAGATTCTTATTGGCTTAATCAATGAAATGCTATCAAAGGCTTATCTTAGTAAAGAACAATCTACGGAGCTCAAAGAGATCAAAGAGAGATTTAGACTTCTAACCCAAAGAGAAGTTGATGTGCTTGATCGCATTGTTGCTGGCAGGATTAATAAGGAAGTTGGCATGGACTTAGGTATTTCAATTAAAACCGTAGAAGCGCATCGAGCGAACCTCATGGAAAAGCTTAAGGTAAATCGTGCAGCCAAGCTACTTCAGTTAACCTTGAGATATCGAGAGGCTAAAGCTAAAGGGCTTATTTAA
- a CDS encoding ABC transporter ATP-binding protein, translating into MSTYSIQLEGLRKTYGHGDAAVDALKNVNMQIAPGEVVGLIGPSGSGKSTLLKCLGAVIEPTAGRMTLGGEVIYENGWKIKDLRALRRDKIGFIFQAPYLIPFLNVTDNVALLPMLAGVPNAQARARARELLEALDVAHRANASPSELSGGEQQRVSIARALANRPPVILADEPTAPLDSERALGVMGILNQMASQYQTAIIVVTHDEKIIPLFKRIYAIRDGQTIEESRQGQ; encoded by the coding sequence ATGAGTACTTACAGCATTCAATTAGAAGGGCTTAGAAAAACTTACGGACATGGTGACGCTGCTGTAGATGCCCTCAAAAATGTCAATATGCAAATTGCTCCAGGTGAAGTGGTGGGGCTTATTGGCCCATCTGGATCCGGAAAAAGTACGCTACTGAAATGTCTAGGGGCAGTCATTGAGCCCACAGCAGGTCGCATGACTTTGGGTGGTGAAGTGATCTACGAGAATGGTTGGAAGATTAAGGACTTAAGGGCTCTGAGAAGAGACAAAATTGGCTTTATTTTCCAGGCCCCTTATTTAATTCCGTTTCTAAACGTTACCGATAACGTCGCACTATTGCCTATGCTTGCAGGCGTGCCTAATGCTCAGGCTAGAGCGCGCGCTAGAGAGTTGCTAGAGGCTCTAGATGTTGCACATAGGGCTAATGCAAGCCCATCTGAATTATCTGGGGGTGAGCAACAACGAGTTTCCATTGCAAGAGCTTTGGCAAATAGACCCCCAGTGATTTTGGCTGACGAACCTACTGCGCCTCTAGATAGCGAGAGGGCTCTAGGGGTAATGGGGATCTTAAATCAAATGGCCAGTCAATATCAGACTGCGATTATTGTGGTTACCCATGATGAAAAAATTATCCCACTATTTAAGCGCATTTATGCAATTCGAGACGGGCAAACCATTGAGGAATCTAGGCAGGGTCAATGA
- a CDS encoding ABC transporter permease encodes MISLAGRDIAHSWGKFALTGLGLGLLIGVTLTMAGVYRGMVDDAMALLNNSGADLWVVQKDTQGPYAEASSIRDDYVRGVLGMPGVARAANITYLTMQVRKGQSDTRAMVVGVESGQLGEPAYLISGRHIVQSHYEALADIKTGFELNDLIQIKRHQYRVVGLTRRMVSSGGDPMVFIPIKDAQEAQFLKDNDAILNDRARNVANPSLNRPIPGLLDAITASQSTNHSVNAILVQIQAGSSPEEVAKPIRRWKHLEVYTRAQMEEILVAKLIANSAKQIGMFLVILAVVSAAIVAFIIYTMTLGKIREIAVLKLIGTQNSTIGSMILQQALGLGLIGFVVGKTSATFWAPLFPKYVLLEPVDAIIGFILVMVICALASTLAIRAALLVDPAQAIGG; translated from the coding sequence GTGATTAGCCTAGCGGGTCGTGACATTGCGCATTCTTGGGGTAAGTTTGCTCTAACGGGATTGGGTCTCGGACTGCTAATCGGTGTCACTCTAACAATGGCAGGGGTATATCGAGGCATGGTGGATGATGCCATGGCCCTACTAAACAATAGCGGTGCAGATCTTTGGGTGGTACAAAAAGATACCCAAGGCCCTTATGCTGAAGCATCCAGCATTCGAGATGACTATGTAAGAGGCGTGCTGGGAATGCCAGGCGTTGCACGCGCAGCTAACATCACCTATCTCACAATGCAGGTTCGTAAAGGGCAGAGTGACACTAGAGCCATGGTGGTTGGGGTAGAAAGTGGGCAGCTTGGTGAGCCGGCCTATTTGATTTCTGGTCGACACATAGTCCAATCACACTATGAAGCTTTAGCGGATATCAAAACGGGGTTTGAGCTAAACGACCTCATTCAAATTAAGCGCCATCAGTATCGGGTAGTGGGTTTAACTCGACGCATGGTTTCATCGGGCGGTGATCCAATGGTATTCATTCCAATTAAAGATGCACAAGAGGCGCAATTTCTAAAGGACAACGATGCGATTCTGAATGATCGTGCCAGAAACGTAGCCAATCCCAGTTTGAATCGCCCTATTCCTGGCTTATTAGATGCCATTACAGCATCGCAATCTACCAATCACAGCGTTAATGCCATCCTTGTTCAAATCCAAGCCGGCAGTAGTCCAGAGGAAGTAGCCAAACCAATCCGTCGCTGGAAACATCTTGAGGTGTATACAAGGGCGCAGATGGAAGAAATCCTTGTTGCCAAGTTGATCGCAAATTCCGCAAAACAAATTGGTATGTTTCTAGTGATCTTGGCGGTAGTAAGCGCTGCCATTGTGGCTTTCATTATCTACACCATGACCCTAGGAAAGATTAGGGAGATTGCCGTGTTGAAATTGATTGGCACTCAAAATAGTACTATTGGCAGCATGATTCTGCAGCAAGCCCTTGGCTTGGGGTTAATTGGTTTTGTTGTGGGAAAAACTTCTGCTACTTTTTGGGCGCCGCTGTTTCCAAAGTATGTTTTATTAGAGCCTGTAGACGCAATCATCGGATTCATTTTAGTGATGGTCATATGCGCTTTAGCTAGTACCTTGGCGATTAGAGCTGCTTTGCTGGTAGATCCCGCCCAAGCAATTGGAGGCTGA
- a CDS encoding efflux RND transporter periplasmic adaptor subunit produces MNSTIKLKELLSSLLLRMRELNITRRQLLMGLTLTFLLVVFGFVVLNSGPLASTKVTTIKVSDQSLAPTLFGVGTVEARRAYLMGPVVAGRVLNVYVDVGNLVKEGQLLAEMDSIDLNQRMIAAQAQVTDAKARLLLASETYKRYVELGKKNFISPIVVEGKSQELNSAKAIVQKTTADLAGLKQQELNIKLRAPVDGIITSRDAEPGSTVIAGQAVLKLIDPTSLWIKTRFDQGKSMGLAVGLDANVILRSNPHHPISGKVVRVEMLSDSVAEERIAQIEMIDMPKTVSIGEMAEVTLQLASSEYGLSLPNASIKKRGDETGVWVLKDGKPYFARVQVGQNGLNGQVVILSGLKSGDEVVLYSDAEIKEGQRIKVVDSLLKKTP; encoded by the coding sequence ATGAATAGCACCATTAAATTAAAAGAACTCTTAAGTTCGCTTCTACTCCGAATGCGTGAATTGAACATTACCCGCCGTCAATTACTGATGGGTCTCACGCTTACATTTTTATTAGTCGTATTTGGATTTGTTGTTCTAAATTCTGGGCCTTTAGCGTCCACAAAAGTGACGACTATTAAAGTTAGCGATCAATCGCTTGCACCCACACTATTTGGAGTAGGAACAGTTGAAGCCAGGCGGGCGTATTTGATGGGGCCGGTAGTTGCTGGACGCGTTTTAAACGTATATGTAGATGTGGGCAATTTGGTTAAAGAGGGTCAACTACTTGCCGAGATGGATTCTATTGATCTGAATCAGAGAATGATTGCTGCTCAGGCACAAGTGACTGATGCAAAGGCACGCTTACTGCTGGCTTCTGAAACGTACAAGCGATATGTGGAGTTGGGAAAGAAAAATTTTATTAGCCCAATTGTTGTTGAAGGCAAGTCACAGGAACTCAATTCAGCAAAAGCGATTGTTCAAAAAACAACTGCTGATTTGGCTGGGCTTAAACAACAAGAGCTTAATATTAAATTAAGGGCTCCAGTAGATGGGATCATTACATCTAGAGATGCCGAGCCAGGCTCAACTGTTATTGCTGGTCAGGCGGTTTTAAAATTAATCGACCCAACGAGCCTATGGATTAAGACGCGTTTTGACCAAGGTAAGTCAATGGGATTAGCCGTTGGCTTAGATGCAAATGTGATATTGCGCTCTAATCCACATCACCCAATCTCGGGCAAGGTAGTTCGCGTTGAGATGCTCAGTGATAGTGTCGCGGAAGAACGCATTGCCCAAATTGAAATGATAGATATGCCCAAGACTGTTTCAATTGGGGAGATGGCAGAAGTGACATTGCAATTAGCCTCTAGTGAATATGGCCTTAGCTTGCCCAATGCAAGCATTAAAAAGAGGGGTGATGAAACTGGGGTATGGGTGCTCAAGGATGGCAAGCCCTACTTTGCTCGAGTACAAGTTGGACAAAACGGCTTAAATGGTCAAGTGGTTATTCTGAGTGGACTTAAGAGTGGTGATGAAGTTGTTCTCTATAGCGATGCTGAAATTAAAGAAGGGCAGCGTATTAAGGTGGTTGATTCTTTATTGAAGAAAACGCCGTGA
- a CDS encoding class I SAM-dependent methyltransferase has product MNKKEHWEKVYGDKAPDAVSWYAPHLETSLNLIHQASANKSAAVIDIGGGESTLVDDLLSQGYEGISVLDISQKAIDVARDRIGKQADKVHWYCADITQATLPQGYFDVWHDRAVFHFLTEEAQRARYVEQVMRSVKHGGYVIMSTFGPEGPEKCSGLDIVRYDSENLHSQFGQTFKLIDSSTELHQTPMGTTQQFLYCFCRME; this is encoded by the coding sequence ATGAACAAAAAAGAACACTGGGAAAAGGTCTATGGCGACAAGGCGCCAGATGCGGTGAGTTGGTATGCGCCACACCTTGAGACATCATTAAATTTAATTCATCAAGCTAGTGCCAATAAGAGTGCTGCCGTTATTGATATTGGTGGTGGCGAATCTACACTAGTGGATGACCTTTTGTCTCAGGGTTATGAGGGCATCAGTGTTTTAGATATTTCTCAAAAAGCAATTGATGTGGCAAGGGATCGTATTGGCAAGCAGGCTGATAAGGTTCACTGGTACTGCGCTGATATTACACAAGCAACATTACCGCAAGGCTATTTTGACGTTTGGCACGACAGAGCCGTCTTTCATTTTTTAACTGAAGAAGCACAACGAGCAAGATATGTAGAACAAGTGATGCGCTCAGTAAAGCATGGTGGCTATGTGATTATGTCGACCTTTGGACCCGAGGGCCCTGAGAAGTGCAGTGGTTTAGACATCGTTCGCTATGACTCAGAAAATCTTCACAGTCAGTTTGGTCAGACATTCAAGCTGATTGACAGCTCAACAGAGCTCCATCAAACCCCTATGGGGACCACCCAGCAGTTCTTATATTGCTTTTGTAGGATGGAATAG